GTTGAcgtgatagcacaaacagatctgggaccaggctggcCTAGATGTttacagtttacagtagactatGTTACTTACATCAGTGCTTTGCGAGGGCAGCTACTGGAAGTTGTTCTGAGAGAAACCACTTGTTGAAGAGGGATCCTCGCGCTGAATTTCATACAGCAGTCAGCTGCCGTGTCCAACGAAATGACACCTGTAAACAAAGGATCATAAACCACAGTTAACATAAAGATCTCCTGGTGTGTCTCCAACAGCATATTACACAGCAtgtctaccacacacacacacacacacacacacacacacacacacacacacacacacacacacacacacacacacacacacacacacacacacacacacacctgcagaaGTCGTATTGTGGGAGCAGAGCAGTCCCAGGAGGAGTAGAGCAGTCAGGGTCTTCATGGTTCAGAGATGGTTGAGATGCTGAAGATTGTATTGTCTGAGATGGTCTCTGATGCTCTGGTCTCTAATGTTCTGGTCTCTGATGATCTGATCTCTGATGTTCTGGTCTCTGATGCTCTGGTCTCTGATGTTCTGGTCtctgatgctctggtctggttcTGTGTCAGAAGTCTAGCTGATGCTCTGGTTCTATGTCTGAGGTCTGATCTGACCTGTCTTTTATACAGAGAGCTGATCCATCAGACCTGTTGACAATTGATGGAGGAAACTCCCCTCCATACCCTCATTCACTCTGAATATCATTCTAAGAACCAACATGCTGCCCTTCAGGTTCCTCTTCCTCAATTCTCTGTAACTCTGTTTCCTCCAGGATGTTCAGCAGCGCTGCTATTTTCTGAAATACGCAGAATACATTTACTGGAGAATTGCATATCAAAGGAAGGCTATTAAAGTGGACTATATACTATGATAGATTACATGAAATACAATAACAATTCAGATTAAATTGTCTACATCATAAGCAACTAGTTTCTAAGTGATACTTCAATTCAACTTTGTATCTTTCAACTTTTAAATGCAGATATTAGGATGTGTCCATATTGATAAAAACCTGTATTGCTGTACTCACTCAGTAGTCTTTCTGAGATCCTGCCTACCCAGATCTCTTCTCATCACCTTCCTTTTCCTGTGCTTTAATGCCTCAGTGTTTACAGCCAAATCCTTCAAACATATTACTGCTTATTAAATCCAATTCATTCAgatattaaaatacatttttatttagaaGAATTATAAATAATGTAGGCAACAATATTGGTCCCTGAAGGCTGCGCACATTCGGCAAACAAGCAATTTGCTCATCTTCTCCACGATGGTCCTCAAGGCAGGTGGCCCCAAGGCAGGTGGCCCCAAGACAGGTGAGGAGAAGAACTGTGTGCAAACCATGCCCCAAAATATTCTAATGAGCCCCCTCCTCAACACTATGAAGTAGCTGGCGCTGGATGTGGACTAGCCCATTGGGCTGATGTGGGCTTTATGTGGTCTTGGTGTGGACTAGCccgttgggctggtgtgggcttgaaGTGAGCTTGGTGTGGACTAGCCCGTTGGGATGGTGTGGGCTTGATGTGGTCTTGGTGTGGACTAGCTGTTGGGATGGTGTGGGCTTGATGTGGTCTTGGTGTGGACTAGCTGTTGGGATGGTGTGGGCTTGAAGTGAGCTTGGTGTGGACTAGCCCGTTGGGATGGTGTGGGCTTGATGTGGTCTTGGTGTGGACTAGCTGTTGGGATGGTGTGGGCTTGATGTGGTCTTGGTGTGGACTAGCCCATTGGGCTGATGTGGGCTTTGTGTGGACTAGCCCATTGGGATGGTGTGGGCTTTATGTGGTCTTGGTGTGGACTAGCCCATTGGGCTGATGTGGGCTTGATGTGGTCTTGGTGTGGACTAGCCCATTGGGATGGTGTGGGCTTGATGTGGGCTTGGTGTGGACTAGCCGTTGGGATGGTGTTGGCTTGATGTGGTCTTGGCGTGGACTAGCCCATTGGGATGGTGTGGGCTTTATGTGGTCTTGGTGTGGACTAGCCCATTGGGCTGATGTGGGCTTGATGTGGTCTTGGCGTGGACTAGCCCGTGCTCACATGGGGCCAATGAGGTCATGTTTGCTGCGTGGTAACTGTAGTTTGTTTCAATTCATTTATTCATAAATTCATTAATTTGTTAATATAtttattaattcattcattcacttcTCTGAACAGACATACTTCTGTATTTTAATGAATATGTTTGATATTTGCTTGCCTGTGCAGTTACTGTCAgtccctccctctttccaccAGTAACTCTGTGCAGTACTGTGAACTCTGGCTTCAAGTTATTACAAACATTTTGAGAATGACAATGGAGAGAAAACTGCTGCCAATATTTGTTCTTAGAAAACCTGCAGTCATTTGCATCACACGAGGTTCTCATGACAGAATGGGGAAGTGAGAGTTATTTTAAAAAGAGACGTCTCTCATTGCTTGAATCTTTCTGAACTGAAACAGGATACTTGGTCCAGTGCATGTGTCAACAAAATATGCATCATCAATTGAACCTTAtttatgtcacaccctgatctgtttcacctgtctttgttattgtctccacccccctccaggtgtcgcccatcttccccattatcccctgtgtatttatacctgtgttctctgtttgtctattgccagttcgtcttgtttgtcaagccaaccagcgtttttgtgtcAGCTCAgctcttccccagtctctcttctcTCGTCCTTCTGGTTTTTAACCCccacctgtcctgaccctgtacccgccccgtcagaccactctgcctgaccctgagcctgcctgccgtcctgtacctttggcCCTTTTGCTGCtgtaaacattgttacttcaacacggtctgcatctgggtcttaccttgatcccTGATAATTTAATGATATAGATAGAAAGCCATGGGTCAGTCAGTATGATTGTTtagacagatgggtcagtcaGTATGATTGTATAACCAGATGGGTCAGTCAGTATGATTGTTtagacagatgggtcagtcaGTATGATTGTATAACTAGATGGGTCAGTCAGTATGATTgtatagacagatgggtcagtcaGTATGATTGTATAACAGATGGGTCAGTCAGTATGATTGTATAACCAGATGGGTCAGTCAGTATGATTGTATAACCAGATGGGTCAGTCAGTATGATTGTATAACTAGATGGGTCAGTAGGTTACAGAGAATACTGTAGTCTAGTGAAGTAGGTGTGAGTGTGGGGAAAGTTACAGAGAATACAGTAGTCTAGTGAAGTTGGTGTGAGTGTGGGGAAAGTTACAGAGAATACTGTAGTCTaacacaaatcatttttccaacaattgtttacagacagattatttcacttataattgtcaCGTTTTCTTAAGGGCAGGAAGAAGGAGCAGAGTCAAGaggcaggagactgaggtccggtaGTGCCGAAGTTTATTGCCACCGTAAACAAGGTAGTCGAAAAAGGCACAGGGTGCGCACAACACCCAAAAAGGGAAAATAGTTCCCAAAACTATAACGTACGGGGCGCACCCGGCAATACAATAAGAATAAGTTCCACGCTGAAATCTAAGGCAGCGCTAACTACCATCTGCCCGTTGacatacaaacaatcccgcacgaatacaGAACACAAAGGACAAACTAATGACagacaaggaacaggtgcggacctagacagacaaaaaccaaagaacacagaaacatagatcggtggcagctagtaggccggcgacgacaaccgccgagctccgcccaaccgaggaggggcaccaccttctgtggatactgtgacaataattcactgtatcacaattctagtgggtcagaagtgtacatacactaagttgactgtgcctttaaaaagcttcgaaaattccagaaaattatgtcatggctttagaagattctgataggctaattgacatagtttgagtcagttggaggtgtacctgtggatgaatttcaaggcctaccttcaaactcagtgcctctttgcttgacatcatggaaaaatcaaaagaaaacagccaagatctcagaaaaataattgtagacctccacaagtctggttcatccttgggagcaatttccaaatgcctgaaggtaccacgttcatctgtacaaacaatagtacgcaagtataaacaccatgggaccacgcagcacgtcataccactcaggaaggagacgcattctgtctcctagatatgaacgtactttggtgcgaaaagtgcaaatcaatcccagatcaacagcaaaggaccttgtgaagatgctgaaggaaacaggtacaaaagtgacTATAGCCATAGTAAAATGAGTCccatagacataacctgaaaggccgctcagcaaggaagaagccactgctccagaaccgccataaaaaagccagactacggtttgcaactgcacatggggacaaagatcatacttttttgagaaatgtcctctggtctgatgaaacaaaaatagaactgtttggccataatgaccatcgttatgtttggaggaaaaaggtggaggcttgcaagccgaagaacgccatcccaatcgtgaagcacgggggtggcagcgtcatgttgtggggatgctttactgcaggagggactggtgcacttcacaaaatagatggcatcatgaggcaggaaaattatatggatatattgaagcaacatctcaagacatcagtcaggaagtttaatcttggtagcaaatgggtcttccaaatggacaatgaccccaagcatatttccaaagttgtggcaaaatggcttaaggacaacaaagtcaaggtattggagtggccatcacaaagctctgacctcaatcctatagaaaatttgtttgcagaactgaaaaagcgtgtgtgagcaaggaggcctacaaacctgactcagttacaccagctctgtcaggaggaatgggccgaaattcacccaTTTTACtatgggacgcttgtggaaggctacccaaaacgttgacccaagttgaacaatttgaaggtaatgctatcaaatactacatttaaactcagtttttcacaattcctgacgtttaattcTCTgtcagggaatgtgatgaaataaataaaagctgaaataaataattcactactattattctgacttttcacattcttaaaataaaagtggtgatcctaactgacctaagacaggggattttactaggattaaatgtcaggaattgtgaaaaactgagtttaaatgtatttggctaaggtgtatgtaaacttccgacttcacctgtataagttatattcctcaagaatcaatgggtataactaatttataagtccaaaaatgaaaTTCACAATGGCAGATGATCcctttaatgctgagtgccaagcaaaGAGGCTTTGGGTCCCATTTTTGGGCTTTTGTTATGACTCGACCTGGGAACGAACTACCAACCTTCCAAACTGAGGGAAGACACAAACCACACCACAATAATCTGAGATTAATTGATAGAAAAATATTCTGTGTTTTAATTTCACTATGATGTAAAGGTTAACAGTATGCTACAGGTGTTAAATCAATATGCACACATCCTAAAATCTACATTTAAAAGTTGAAAGATACATAGTTGACTTCAAGTATTAATTACAAACTAGTTGGTTATGATGTAGAGAATTTAATTTAATCTTAATTGTTCTCGTATTTGATGTAATGCATCATAGTATATAGTCCACTTTAATAGCCTTCCTTTGATATGCAATTCTCCAGTAAATGTATTCTGCGTATTTCAGAAAATAGCAGCGCTGCTGAACATCCTGGAGGAAACAGAGTTACAGAGAATTGAGGAAGAGGAACCTGAAGGGCAGCATGTTGGTTCTTAGAATTATATTCAGAGTGAATGAGGGTATGGAGGGGAGTTTCCTCCATCAATTGTCAACGGGTCTGATGGATCAGCTCTCTGTATAAAAGACAGGTCAGATCAGACCTCAGACATAGAACCAGAGCATCAGCTAGACTTCTGACACAgaaccagaccagagcatcagaGACTAGAACATTAGAGACCAGAGCATTAGAGACTAGAACATCAGAGACCAGAGCATCAGAGACCAGAGCATCAGAGACCAGAACATCAGAGACCAGAGCATCAGAGACCAGATCCTCAGAGACCAGAACATCAGAGACCAGAGCATCAGAGACCAGATCCTCAGAGACCAGAACATCAGAGACCATCTCAGAAAATACAATCTTCAGCATCTCAACCATCTCTGAACCATGAAGACCCTGACTGCTCTACTCCTCCTGGGACTGCTCTGCTCCCTCCATAAGACGTCTGCACAgggtacgtgtgtgtttgtgtacagtgtgtgtgtacagtgtgtgtgtacagtatgcatATGAGTGTATAGGAAGAAGCACCACATGAGATGCCTGTGTTGACCAGTGAGTGTGATCGTTCTTTGTTTCCAGGTGTCATGGGGATTTCAGCAATGACTGCCATAGACTGCTGTGTGAAGTTCCACTCGAAGAGGATCCCTCTTGGTGCAGTGATTTCAGTTTCTAGAACCCCTAGTAGCTGCCCTCGCCAAGCACTGGTGTAAGTTAaccaccatgcacacacacacacacacacacacacacacacacacacacacacacacacacacacacacttagatttCTACGGGACATAACATGTTCTACATCCTTGGTGGGCGGGTCCAAATGTGTTGCTAGGGCTGCATGGTTACAACCTCTGTGTTGCTAAGCTTGCATGGTTATAACCATTGTGTTGCTAGGGCTGCATGGTTACAACCTCTGTGTTGCTAGGGCTGCATGGTTACAACCTCTGTGTTGCTAGGGCTGCATGGTTACAACCTCATAGAGGTtctatattaatatatatatagagattaaCCATAATACATTTGAAATATTCTCGATAGAATGTTGTAATCGTTTGACAGTCCTAATAATGACATAGTGATTCTGAATGTAATTGAATGGCCCGATACTTGTCTTCCTCCATACTCAACCAGTAGGACTGTAGGTACATGCACAATACACACAGAATAATGTTGGAACATCCATACAGTAGTCTTCCACATGTGAGTTTGGTGTGTTCTTTGTTTAGTTACCCCTAAATATATGTGTGTTGTTTATTGGTTGCAGGTTTACAACAAAGAAAAATATTCGATTTTGTGTCGACCCATCTCAGGCCTGGGTCCAGAGTCATGTGACCAAGATTGAGAGcagatcaatgacgtcatcaaCCACCACCGCCACAAACTAACTGCCATAGCTGTCAGATCTGTCAAGAAAATAGAATATTATATTTTTGTTGTACATACAGTAATATTATTTAATTCTTATTTATTTACCATACTGTGAAGTTACCTTGTATTTTGAAATGATTTGTTTTGtcaacaaattatttttttacttcagcAATAAAGATAAATAATGTCAACATTTTATTAACGAAGTTAATTGTATTCTTATTGTGGTATTCATGCTTTGATTACTAAAGCTTCACATTTAGTGAGGGAGAGTTCTTTACAACTCCTTGAGGCATGCTGCCAGTTACATGGACATATATCAACTATCTCCATAACTAGCAACCAGCAGATTCAGCATATTGGTTGTTTCTTCTTTCAGGAAACAGTTCATGTGTTACTCATGGAACTACAGAGACCTCTGCTTCCAAGACAACAGAGGTCAGCAACACAGAAACAGAATAAACTGTTCAACTCAACTACAACAAAACTCTAAGATATATGTTTTATAGTCAAATACTCCAAATTGGTAAAATGTGTTGTCTTTCACTTTCCCTTCCTCATTTCCAAGTTGTGAACTTTAACCAACAACCTAACAGGCCTATAAATGTGTACTTTAACCAACAACCTAACAGGTCTATAACTCTGTGAACTTTAACCAACAACCTAACAGGTCTATAACTCTGTGAACTTTATCCAACAACCTAACAGGTCTATAACTCTGAACTTTATCCAACAACCTAACAGGTCTATAACTCTGAACTTTATCCAACAACCTAACAGGTCTATAACTCTGAACTTTAACCAACAACCTAACAGGTCTATAACTCTGAACTTTAACCAACAACCTAACAGGTCTATAACTCTGAACTTTATCCAACAACCTAACAGGTCTATAACTCTCTGAACTTTATCCAACAACCTAACAGGTCTATAACTCTCTGAACTGTATCCAACAACCTAACAGGTCTATAACTCTGTGAACTTTAACCAACAACCTAACAGGTCTATAACTCTGTGAACTTTAACCAACAACCTAACAGGTCTATAACTCTGAACTTTAACCAACAACCTAACAGGTCTATAACTCTGAACTTTAACCAACAACCTAACAGGTCTATAACTCTGAACTTTAACCAACAACCTAACAGGTCTATAACTCTGTGAACTGTATCCAACAACCTAACAGGTCTATAACTCTATGAACTGTATCCAACAACCTAACAGGTCTATAACTCTGTGAACTTTAACCAACAACCTAACAGGTCTATAACTCTGAACTTTAACCAACAACCTAACAGGTCTATAACTCTCTGAACTTTATCCAACAACCTAACAGGTCTATAACTCTGTGAACTGTATCCAACAACCTAACAGGGCTATAACTCTGTGAACTTTATCCAACAACCTAACAGGTCTATAACCTTGAACTTTTACCAACAACCTATTTTGATATCTTGCAAGAATGTTAGAACCAATGCATAATGTACATATGAATGCTGAACAAGCAATTCTCCACCAAAGTTGTTATTGTCAGCAGTGCAGAAGTGAGTCCTACTTTTGACAAGGGAAGAGGAACAGAAATTGAGGGAAGGGCTCTGGCTGGCAAAGTTGTCTTTTCATGGTTGAGTTGTTATATAATAGCTGTTTCTATATAATGAGAGATCAGAACAGAACTCACACACAGAACCAGACCAGATCCTCAGAGACCAGAACATCAGAGACCAGAACATCAGAGACCAGAACATCAGAGACCAGAACATCAGAGACCAgaaccagaccagagcatcagaGACTAAAACATCAGAGACCAgaaccagaccagagcatcagaGACCAGAACATCAGAGACCAgaaccagaccagagcatcagaGACTAGAGCATCAGAGACCAGAGCATCAGAGACTAGAGCATCAGAGACTAGAGCATCAGAGACTAGAGCATCAGAGACTAGAGCATCAGAGACCAGATCCTCAGAGACTAGAGCATCAGAGACTAGAGCATCAGAGACTAGAGCATCAGAGACTAGAGCATCAGAGACCAGAACATCAGAGACCAgaaccagaccagagcatcagaGACCAGAGCATCAGAGACCAGAGCATCAGAGACTAGAGCATCAGAGACTAGAGCATCAGATGGATCAGGATGCCTCTCTCTGGTGGTTTCTGCTGTTTAAAGTCCTACACCACCAggatgcctgtctctctctggtggTTTCTGCTGTTTAAAGTCCTACACCACCAGGatacctgtctctctctggtgGATTCTACTGTTTAAAGTCCTACACCACCAGGATGCCTGTCTCTGGTGGTTTCTGCTGTTTAAAGTCCTACACCACCAggatgcctgtctctctctggtggTTTCTGCTGTTTAAAGTCCTACACCACCAGGAagcctctctctctggtggttTCTGCTGTTTAAAGTCCTACACGACCAggatgcctgtctctctctggtggTTTCTGCTGTTTAAAGTCCTACACCACCAGGATGCCTGTCTCTCTGGTGGTTTCTGCTGTTTAAAGTCCTACACCACCAggatgcctgtctctctctggtggTTTCTGCTGTTTAAAGTCCTACACCACCAGGATGCCTGTCTCTCTGGTGGATTCTGCTGTTTAAAGTCCTACACCACCAGGATGCCTCTCTCTCTGGTGGATTCTGCTGTTTAAAGTCCTACACCACTAggatgcctgtctctctctggtggTTTCTGTCACAACAACACCCAGCAGTTGCCCTCGTAAAGCTCTGCTGTAAGTAGCATACAACGTACATGGACTATATACTCAAAACAACAAGATGGGCTGCTTTCTGAATTGACCTGGAGACACCAAAACATCACATTTAAAGAACCCTTTGAAGATTGATCCACAAATAAAGTGTAggaaaactaaaagctgattcaCCAAACTCCGTTGAGACCAAAGGAATTttcagagttagccatccctaaGACTGGGTGTGGTGACTCATGTCTAAATGTAGTAATGATATTAAGTACAGTGGCCATTTTTGTATAAGGGCTTTTTGAATGAAAACAcagcaatgtatcaacctacgtGATATCAAAGACGGCCAACCAACTTTACAGTAGAGAATGTAGTGATGAGTACTAAAACTATCACCCGTAATAAACCGCAgtgcgctatgataaactgcatctaaaggctttaatgaagtggcagctgcgtTAGTATAGATGATGTTGCCATAGTTTCGGACCGATAGGAACGTCGACTGAATgatctgctttctactatttagcgaGAGGCGGGACCTGTTTCTATAGAAGACCATTTTAACTCTCAGCTTCTCAGCTAACTCCCCAATATGCTTTATAAAAGAGAGCTTTTCGtctatccagatgcccagatatttgtaagcagggACACGATCAATATGAAAAACCATCCAACGTTCATATGCTGAAATCATCGTATTTGTTTTTATGTGCTCTAGAGAACAATATGtacttagttttacctgcattcaatactaatttcaggtcaattaagtttttctgtaatacaatgaagacagactgtagttcagatagagacTGGTCAACGTTGGGGTCAATAGCAGACACAACAGTATC
This region of Salmo trutta chromosome 29, fSalTru1.1, whole genome shotgun sequence genomic DNA includes:
- the LOC115166708 gene encoding C-C motif chemokine 13-like — translated: MKTLTALLLLGLLCSHNTTSAGVISLDTAADCCMKFSARIPLQQVVSLRTTSSSCPRKALIFTTKKGKTFCVDPSEAWVQSHVTKIESRSTAAKTTMMSQTTITP
- the LOC115167723 gene encoding C-C motif chemokine 13-like; the encoded protein is MKTLTALLLLGLLCSLHKTSAQGVMGISAMTAIDCCVKFHSKRIPLGAVISVSRTPSSCPRQALVFTTKKNIRFCVDPSQAWVQSHVTKIESRSMTSSTTTATN